The Streptomyces sp. DG1A-41 genomic sequence TTCATCTTCTTCGCCCTCGAAGGCTCGATCATGGCCCAGGGCCTGAAGCTGGGCCTCGGACTGCCGCTGTGGCTGGGCTACTTGGTGTCCACGCTCATGGTGATCCCGCTGGTCATCTACGGCATGACGGCGCTGAGCAAGCTCCAGGTGTGGACCACCCCGATCTGGCTGCTGCTGATGGTCGGCCCGCTGGTCTACCTGGTCGCCACCGACCCGGGGACCGTCGACCGCTTCCTCGCCTACGCGGGCACCGACGGGGACGGCGGCGTCAACACCGCCTCCGTGCTGCTGGGCGCGGGCGTGTGTCTGTCACTGATCGCGCAGATCGGCGAGCAGATCGACTATCTGCGCTTCATGCCGCCCAAGACCGAGGCGAACAAGCGGAGTTGGTGGACGGCCGTGGTGATGGCCGGCCCGGGCTGGGTGGTGCTGGGTGCGCTCAAGCAGGCCATCGGGGTGTTCCTCGCGGTCTACATCATCGCCGAGGTGGGCCCCACCGCCGCGCCCGAGCCGATCCAGCAGTTCAAGCACGCCTTCGACGCGATGATGCCGTCCTGGATCGTCGTGCCGCTGGCCGTGGCCCTGGTCGTGATCAGCCAGATCAAGATCAATGTGACGAACGCGTACTCCGGCTCTCTCGCCTGGACCAACTCCTTCACCCGCGTCACGAAGCGTTACCCGGGCCGGATGGTCTTCGTCCTGGTCAACCTGGGTTTCGCGCTCGCCCTGATGGAGGCCGACATGTTCAGCTTCCTCAACAGCATCCTGGGCTTCTACTCGAACTGCGCGATCGCCTGGGTGGTCACCGTGGCCACCGACATCGGCATCAACAAGTACGTGCTGAAGCTGTCCCCGCACGCGCCCGAGTTCCGCCGCGGCATGCTCTACGCCGTCAACCCGGTCGGGGTCGTCGCCTTCGTCGCCGCCTCCGCGCTGTCCATCGCCATGTACTTCCACGCGCTGGGCGACACGCTCCAGCCGTACTCCCCGGTCGCCGCCGCCGTCATCGCGTTCGTCCTCACCCCGCTGATGGCCGTGGTCACCAAGGGCAGGTACTACCTGCGCCGCACCGACGACGGCATCGCCGAGCCGCTCCTGGACGAGGACGGCAACCCCAGTGCCGCCACCTACGAGTGCCACGTGTGCCGGCAGCGGTTCGAGCGGCCGGACGTGGCCGCCTGCCGGACGCACGACGCCGTCGTCTGCTCACTGTGCCTGAGCACCGACAAGATCGGCGACCACGTCCTGCCGGAGGCACCCGCCGCCGCCTGACACCCGTGGGGCGGACGGCGCGAGGCGCTTCCGCCCCACGGCACCTTCACCGCGGCGACTCCGCTGCCCAAGGGGCAGGGCAGGACGCGCACGGCGGCGGCGCGGACGGCCCGGCGGGCCAGGCGCTCCCGGATCATCACGACCCGCGATGCGTTTCGCCGCGTACGAGGGGGGCCGTGCTCGGGGACGACGACATGCTCCGCCCCTGCCCGGGCTGCTGGAGGCGCGCACGGCCGCGCACGGTGTCCGCTCCGGCCCCCGCGTCACCGGCGTACGGCTGCTGCCGACGCTCCAGCCGCCCACCGCGCGGGACTTGTCCCCTTCCAGGAACACGTGGAGGGCATACGGCGGTCCACGGACGGTGCCTCCGGGGTGCCGGTACCGCCGGTGTCGGGCGTACTCGACTTCGAGGGAGGTCCCCTCACCGGGCACCACCCGGTCGCGTACACGGCCGGCAAGTGGACGCCCCGCGCGGCCTGTCCAGGACGGACGCAACGGAGCTGGGCCCGCGTGGTATCCGCGCACACGGTGGTACCAAGTCGGTCTCGGACGCGCTGCGCGAGCCCCCGTGAGGGGGCGGTCTCGCGCACCGGGCGGCATACTGATCTTGCGGTGCGCAGTGATCAGGCGATGGTCGGAGAGGAGATGACGGGACGTGACCACCGAAGGACCGGGCGGCGGGCGGGGAACGCCCGGCGAGCCGGACGGCACTCCCCCGATCCCGGAGGACGTGTGGCTGAGGTTCCTCACGGACAGCGAGCCCGCCATACGCGCCTCCGCCCCCAGGGAGCCTTCCGCGAAGGAGCGGGCGGCGGGACGGCAGCTCCAACCCCCGCACGCCGTCGGGGACCTGTGGCAGCCGGAGGACCTGTGGGTCCGCGTGGCCTGGTGCGCCCTGGACCGCCGTGCCAAGGTCCGGCGCGTGGGACGGGTCGTCGCCACAGCCGCCGCCGTGGCTCTGGCGCTGGGGGCCTGGTCCCAGTTGTCCGCCGGCGCGGGTACGGGCACCCGGCCGGGGACGGGCACCGTGCGGCAGGTGGAGGGGGCGACCGCGAGGCAGCCCACGGCCACTCCCTTCCCGTCCGGCTCCGCTGTCCCGGTGCCCTCCAGGTAGCACACGCACGACGGGTACGGTCCCGCCCGGCCGCCTAGGATGAGCCCACAGGCCGGACCTGGGCGCTCGTCCGGGCGCGGCCCCCGCAGGCGGGTCATCAGGAGCACGCACGCCGACGGAAGGGGGACAGACATGAGCGCGCCACGCCTCAGCAGTACGCCGTTGCCGGGCATCGGTGTCCGCTACGACCTGACGACCCGGGACAGCCGCCGGCTGTCCGTGGTCGCCCACCGCGACGGCCACCGGACGATCAGCGCCTACCGCAAGGACGACCCGGACGCCTGCGACCTGTCGGTGCGTCTGACGGCGGAGGAGGCGGCGACGCTCATCGACGCGCTGATGCCCGCGCACCACACGCCGAACCTGCTGTCCACCACCGATCTGGGGCTCGTCGCCGAGCGGATCGAACTGTCCGGCTCCTCGCACTGGAACGGCCGGCTGCTGGGCGAGTCCCGGATCCGCACCGACACCGGGGCGTCCATCGTGGCGGTGCTGCGCCGGGCCGAGGCGATACCCTCTCCCGCGCCGGACTTCCGGCTCGCCGGCGGTGACACGCTCATCGTCATCGGGACCCGCGAGGGCGTGGAGGCTGCCGCCGCGATACTCGGGCGGGAGTGACCCGCCATGCACTCCTCCGCGGTCTTCCTGATCGAGTTCGGCTGCCTCATCCTCGGGCTCGGGCTGCTCGGCCGTCTCGCCGGGCGCTTCAGCTTCTCGCCGATCCCCCTCTATCTGCTGGCCGGGCTGGCCTTCGGCGAGGGCGGGCTGCTGCCGCTGGTCGCCAGCGAGGACTTCGTCGCCATCGGGGCCGAGATCGGTGTCATCCTGCTGCTGCTCATGCTGGGGCTGGAGTACACGGCCACCGACCTCGTCTCCAACCTCAGGACCCACTACCCGGCCGGGGTCGTGGACGCCGTCCTCAACGCCCTGCCCGGTGCGGTGCTCGCCCTGCTGCTCGGCTGGGGCCCGGTCGCCGCCGTCGTACTGGCCGGTGTCACCTGGGTCTCCTCCTCCGGTGTCATCGCCAAGGTCCTGGGCGAGCTGGGGCGGCTCGGCAACCGCGAGACCCCGGCCATCCTGAGCATCCTGGTCCTCGAGGACCTCTCCATGGCGGTCTACCTGCCGATCGTCACCGCCCTGCTGGCGGGGGTCGGCCTGGCCGCGGGCGCCGTCACCCTGGCCATCGCCCTGGGCGTGGCCACGCTCGTGCTCGTCCTCGCGGTGCGCTACGGCCGTCATGTCTCCCGCTTCGTCTCCAGCGACGACCCCGAGAAGCTGCTGCTGGTGGTGCTCGGCGTGACCCTGGTGGTCGCCGGACTCGCGCAGCAACTCCAGGTGTCCGCGGCCGTGGGCGCCTTCCTGGTGGGCATCGCGCTGTCCGGCGAGGTCGCCGAGGGCGCGACGGCCCTGCTCGCGCCGCTGCGGGACCTGTTCGCCGCGGTGTTCTTCGTCTTCTTCGGCCTGCACACCGACCCCGCCAGCATCCCGCCTGTGCTGCTGCCCGCCCTCGCCCTGGCGGCCGTCACCACCGCGACGAAGATCGCCACCGGCTACTGGGCCGCGCGCCGCGCCGGGATCGGGCCCAAGGGCCGTTGGCGCGCCGGCGGCACGCTCGTGGCCCGCGGCGAGTTCTCCATCGTCATCGCCGGGCTCGCCGTCACGGCCGGCATCGAGCCCTCCCTCGGTCCGCTGGCCACGGCGTACGTGCTCATCCTGGTCCTGCTCGGCCCGCTGACCGCCCGCTGGACCGAGCCCGTGGCCACCGGCCTGACGGGACTGCGCCGGAGAAGGACCACGTCCCGCGGGGCGGCGGCACCTGGTCCGCCGGGCGCCCACGAGACCATCGACGACCAGGACATCGTCGGCCGCACGTGACCATCCGACGTCTGCGAGCCCGCAAGGGGACGCCCCCGGCCTCGAGGCCCTGCCTGCTTCAGCCCGTCTTCCAGCCCCGCCGTGTGTCGATCCGCTCCCATTCCGCGTCCCACTGGGCCATGCGACGCCGGTCCAGGGAGAGCCGCGTCAGCCAGGCGGCGCCCAGTACCGCCCCGCCCGCGAGGGCGCCTGCCAGCCCGCCGCCCAGCGTCGTGTGCAGCCGGGCCTCGCCCGCGGACACCGGTGGGGAGGTGATCTCACCGCTCCTGTTCACCCACACGGCGATCGTGCTCCCGGCGGGAGTCCTGGGCGGTACTCGCGCCTCGTCCGTGTGCGTCGAGCCGTCCGTCGCGGTCCACCGCACCTTGACCCACACCCGGTGGTCACTCGCCGCGCGGGCCGGTGACGGGCCCGGCGCGTCCTCGACGGCGACCGCCGAGACCTGACGGGTCTCGGCCCGCTGCCGTTCGACGGCCCGTTCGACAGCGCCCGCCGCCATCAGGCCCGCGACCACACCGCCGAGCAGGGCGAACACCCAGCTGGCGAGCACGACCCAGGCTTCGACGACGTCGATACGCCGCTTGAGCGCGTTGCGCCGCCACCGCCACCACCGCACGGTCACACGCTCTGACGTTTCCATCGGCCGACACCCCCTCGTGAGCACCGGCAGCACCCTTCCAGTGTGCGCCTGAACCGTGCCCCTGTCGGCGTATCGCTCAGCCGGACGACGCGGCGATCCGCACGCGGTCGCTCTCGTCACCGGACAGGAAGGACGCCAGCGCCCGCCCTTCCTCGGCGACGGAGCCGCGCTCGGCCCGGGAGAAGCGGCGCAGCGGGGTGACCAGGACGGTGTCCGCCACGACGGTCCAGGTCGCGGCGACCCGGCCGTCGACCAGGACGACGCGGGTGCCTTCGACCGACAGGCCGCGGTGGGTGTCGTCGATGATCCGGCCGCGGTCGTGGTAGCCGAGGATCGCGTTGTCGAACGCCGGGAGGAACCGCACCGGCGCGGGGATGCCGGGGTCGGGGCGCGGCGCGTCGGGGAGGTCCAGCAGTTCCCGGCCGCGTTCGTCGCGGAAGGCGACCAGTTCCTCGCGCAGGGCGGAGATCGCGGCCGGCAGCCCCGCCAGGCCGCACCAGGCACGCAGGTCGGCCGAGGCGGCTGGCCCGAACGCGGCCAGGTAACGCCGGACCAGCGTCTGCCCCACGGGATCGGAGTCGTCCGGGACCGGTGGGTCGACCTCGCGCCCCAGCCAGGAGGACACCAGGGCGTAGCGCACTCCCGCTCTCGTGCGCCACAGCCCGCGCGGTGGCAGCTGCACCATCGGGAGCAGGCCGGCGACCAGCATCTCGCCCAGTGGCCGGGGTCCCGCCGCCGGCCAGCGGCCGGCGACGGCTCGCGCGAGGTCGCCCATCGAGCGGGGTTCGCCGTCGGCCATGGCCTCCCGCCCCGCCGCCGCGAGTTCGCCGAGGTTCACGCCCTCCAGCTGGCGGCGGTACGTCCCGAGCACCCGCCGGCGCAGCATCGCGTCGTGGCGGGAACGCCAGGCCACGAGGTCGTCGGCGGTGACGAGGTGGACGGTGCGGCGCATGAGGTGGGTCCGCACCACACGCCGCCCGGTCAGCAGTTCCGACAGCACCGTCGGTTCGAACGTCCGCAGTCGGGACCAGAGCCCGACGAACGGTTCCTGCGGTTCCTGCGCCTGGAGACCGCACAGGTGCGCGACGGCGTCGAGCACCGGAAGGTCGACGCGGTCGAGGAGCAACTGCCGGGCGAGGGTGGCGCGGTTGAGCGCCCTGGCATCGAGAACGGTCAAGGGAGCACCTCGGCCTTCGAGTCGTGTGCCGACCCGTGGTTCGAGTGGTCCGGGCGGCTTGCCCGGTCACCGTGACACGCGATGCGGTCAGGGTGTGACCGCATCCGGCGTCGCCGAACGCCGACACCCTCAGGCCCGGGCGGAGCCGACCCGCGAGCGGCTCATCGGCGTCGCCATTCCTCCGCGAGGAGCCGGTACGAGCGCACCCGGTCGGCGTAGCCGTGGGTGATGGTCGTGACGAGCAGCTCGTCGGCGCCGGTGGCCTCCCGCAAGAACCGGCTCTGACACTCGCCGGCGACGGCCAGGGGTAGGTGCTGACCGGCCGTCAGAGCTTTGCCGCCGGTGTCCTGGTCGCCGACCGCCTCGCCGTGCGGGCGGACACCGGCGAACCACTCGCCGTGGTGGTCGATCCCGCCTTTCCCGGCGTGGTGATCGACGGCGACGCGGACTCATTCGGGCAACGGCTCGCGGCCGGCGGAAGCGTGGAGCTCGACGCCGTGCCGATCGCCGCCGACGACGTCCCGCAGCCCGACGCCCGCCGGATTCCCCTCCGTCATAGTTTCACGGTAAGTAAAGATGCAGACACATGCAGACTCTGCAGAAATTCGCCGCACGTCGCCTGCGTACAAGCTCGCAAGCCGGGAACGCGGTGCGCTGAACGAACCCGAGGCGAGGCCGGTGCCGCGATGACCGAGTACGAACGTTCACGCACGATGCCCGCACAGCCCGAGCAGGTCTTCGACCAGGCCGCGAACATCGGCCAGTTGAACACCTGGCTGCCGGAGGCCCTGCACGTCGAGGCCGAGGACCTGCCCGCGGTCACCGTGCACGAGGACCGCACCGACGAGGACACCTCCGCCTTGCTGCGTGCCCAGCGCGACCAGATGCGGCTCGAATGGGGCACCCGCGACCAGGGCGGCTACGCGGGCTGGCTCCAGGTCGCCGGCATCGGCGGCGGAGCCAGTGAAGTGACGGTGCACCTGTCGTTCTTCGACGACAGCCATGACCCCGGCGAGACGATGGTCCGCGACGCCCTGGACACCAGCCTTCAGCGCCTGGAGGAGCAGGTGCGGCTGCGCGTGGACCACGCGGCCGGCTGACCCGGGACCGCACGCCATGGCACGCGTCAAGCAGTACGCCGTCGCGGCGTCCGGACAGTGGACCGACGAGAAGGAAGGCCGGCGCCGCCTGCCGTCCGGCGAGGTGCACGCCTGGGAGCCGGGGCTGAACCAGACCGTGTGCGGACTGTCCCTCAACCGCTCCCGACTGGTCCGCGTCCCTCACGTCACCTGGCCGGACACCTTCCCGGGTTCCGGCGGCGCGGCGGACCGGGTACGGGGCCAGTGCCCGCGCTGCGCCTCGGTCGCCGGACGCCGCGGCCAAGACGCGCGCCCCCGGCGGCAGCGCACGAACCCGCGGCCCTGAGCGGCCCCATCCCGTAGCCCCCCTCGCGTCTGCCCGCGCCGGACGCCTCCTGCCCTCCTCCGCGGAGGAGAGAGCATCCGGCACGCCGAGTCACCGCGGTATCGCGTTTCTGCCATGGTTTGCCCTGCCGTCGCCGCGGCACTCGGGGCACGCGCGAGCGTCCGGCCGGCAGCGCCCGGCCGGCGCGGCGCGATCCGGCCCCGGCGACGGGACAGAACAGAGGGTGACCGATGACGACGATCGGCGTGGAAGAGGAGTACCTGCTCCTCGACCCGGTTACCGGGCTTCCGGTACCCCTGGCCGACAAGGTGCGCGCCGCGGCGGGTCTCGCACATCTGGTGGCCGACCAGGAGGTGCAGTGCGAGCTGCTCCAGGCGCAGGTCGAGGTGGCCACGCCGGTGTGCGGCACACTGGAGGAGGCAGGGGGACATCTGCTGCGGCTGCGGCACGCCATCGGGGCGGCGGCGGAAGCGCACGGCTGCCGGATCGCGGCCTGCGGGACGCCTCCGCTGCGCCATCGTCACCCGGTGGCCGTCACCGACCAGGCCCGCTACCGGGCCATGCTCACGCAGGCGCCCCAGCTGGTGGCGGAGCAGCTGGTCAACGGCATGCACGTGCACGTGGCCGTGCCCAGCCGCGAGACGGGCGTGCAGGTCCTGAACCGGATCCGGGTCTGGCTGCCGACCCTGACGGCCATGTCGGCGAACTCTCCGCTCTGGGACGGCCACGACACCGGCTTCGCCAGCTGGCGCACCGTGATCTTCGGCCGCTGGCCGGTCAGCGGCGCACCCCCGTTCTTCCGCGACGAGGCCGACTACGACCGGCGCGTGACGCGACTGCTGGAGAGCGGTGTGATCTCGGACAGCGGGCAGCTGTACTGGCAGGCCCGCCTGTCGGCCCGGTACCCCACCGTCGAGGTGCGGTGCCTGGACGTCCAACTGCGCGCGGACGACGCGGTCATGCTCGCGGGCATGACCCACGCCCTCGTGGACACCGCCCTCATGGAAACGGCCGCCGGGGCGCCGGTGCCCGACTGCGCGCCGGAGCTTCTCCAGGTCGCTCTGTGGCATGCCGCCCGGCACGGGCTGAGCGACACCTTGATCTGCCCGAGCGGCCGGCCGCGCCGGGCCGGCGACGTGCTGTACCAGCTCCTGCGGCACGTCGCTCCGGCACTCGACGCGTCCGGCGCGACCCGGCAGGTGACGGCCTTGGTCCACCGGCTTCTCCAGAACGGGACCGGAGCGGACAGACAGCGCGCCGCTCTCGCCGAAGGCGGCATACGGGCCGTCACCGAGCTGATCGGCGCGGAGAGCAGCATGTCGTGACTCCCGGCAGACCGCGCCCGGCCGAGGCTCTGGACATGCCCTGGCCCTGCGTCACGCCCCCGACCGCTGTCAGCCAGGAGGCTGGGGCGGCAGAGCTCCGGGGGCGGCGCGATCCGCTCTGGCTGCGTCCGCAAGCGCCGCCGCAGCGGCTTCCGCGGCCTGCGCCGTGTCGTCGGCGGCTTGGGCGGCCATGTCGTCCGTGGGCTTCTCGCGGGTGGCCGGTGACGGGGGCAGTGCCTCGCTGAAGGCACGGGACACCCCCTGGAGCGCGGAGGTGACCTCACTGGGGATCACCCAGAAGCTGCTGCCCGCTCCCTGCGCCAGTTGGGGCAGCGTCTGGAGGTACTGCCAGGCGAGCAGCTTGGGGTCGGGGTCGTTGCGGTGCACGGCCTGGAACACCTCGTCGATGGCCCGGGACTGGCCCTCGGCCTGGAGGATCGCGGCGGTCCGGTTTCCCTCCGCGCGCAGGACGGCGGCCTGCTTGTCGCCTTCGGCGGTGAGGATCTGCGACTGACGCTGCCCTTCGGCGCCGAGGATCGCGGCTCGCTTGTCCCGCTCGGCTCGCATCTGCTTCTGCATCGCGTCCTTGATGGACTGCGGCGGGTCGATGGCCTTGATCTCCACACGGTTGACCCTCAGCCCCCACTTGCCGGTGGCCTCGTCCAGGACGCCACGGAGCTGGCTGTTGATGGTGTCGCGCGAGGTGAGAGTCTTTTCCAGGTCCATGGATCCCACGACATTGCGCAGCGTGGTGACGGTCAGCTGCTCGACCGCCTGAAGGAAACTCGCGATCTCGTAGAACGCCGCTCGCGGATCCGTGACCTGGAAATACAGGACGGTATCGATCTCGACGACCAGATTGTCCTCGGTGATGACCGGCTGCGGCTTGAAGGAGACGACCTGTTCCCGCAGGTCGATCACCGGATGAACGCGGTCGATGTACGGGATGACGAGATTGAGGCCGGGATTCAGGGTCCGGTGGTAGCGGCCGAGTCGCTCGACGTTACGAGCACGGGCCTGGGGAACGATCCGGACCGCCCGCACCACGGTGAAAACCGCGAACAGGGCGACGATCAGGCCGGCAATGAGGAACGCCGAGGTTTCCATGGTCTCAGTCCCGTGGATAGACGATCGCGGTGGCGCCGCTGATCTCTATGACGTCGACGGTCTTGCCGACGGGGATCACCAGCGTCTCGTCGAGGGCGCGGGCCGTCCACTCCTCACCGTCGATACGGACCCTGCCGCCCAGGCCCGTCACCTCCGAGACGACGTAGGCACCCTTGCCGACCAGGGCGTCCACGCCGAACCGTGCCGCTTGGGGCCGGAGCATGTGGCGCAGCGCGAGGGGGCGCACGAACAGCAGGGTGACTGTTGCCACGGCGGTGAAGACCAGGAACTGGAATGGCAGCGGCAGCCCGACCGCGGCGGAACCCGCCGTGACCAACGCGGCCGCACTCAGCATCCCGAGCGCAGCGGTCAGGGTGACGATCTCCGCCACAGCCAACACGGCTGCGATGATCAACCAGATCAGCCATACGTCCATTGCGCACCCCTTTGCACCTGTTTTACCCACATTACGAAGGCCGATACCCCAGAGGCGCGTCACAGATGTGCCGGGCGACGACGAGGGCGCCGGCTGGTGTGCGGTGGTTCGGGTTCGTCCGAGGCCCGCGCCGGACGGTTAAGGTGGTTGCAACGCGTCAGCGGCCTGCCCGAGCGGGCGCCGCACGCGGGGTGTGCCGGGAAGTCTGGTCGGCGTCGAAGGGGCGTATGTCCCCATGCCGATGCCCCGGAGGTCCTCCTGATGGCCGATGCCCCGCACGAGCGTTCCACTTTCCTCGGCCTTCTGCCGTGGTCTGAGCGCTCGGCGGTGGTCCAGGCTCTGCGGACGGAGACCGTCGGCGGACTGGTCCTGCTGGCAGCGGCCGTGGTGGCGCTGGCGTGGGCGAACAGCCCGTGGAGCGGCACCTATGAGGAGATCCGCGACTTCCACTTCGGTATCGGCGCGATCGGTCTCGACCTGTCGGTGGAGCACTGGACCGCCGACGGGTTGCTCAGCGTCTTCTTCCTGGTCGCGGGTATCGAGCTGAAGCGCGAGCTCGTCGTGGGTTCGCTGCGTACGCCCGCAACGGCCGCGCTGCCGGTGGTCGCCGCACTGTGCGGCATGGTGGTGCCCGCCGCCGTGTACGCGGCGACCGCCACCGTCGGCGGGGGCAGCCTGGAGGGCTGGGCCGTGCCCATGGCCACCGACATCGCCTTCGCCCTCGCCGTCCTGGCCGTCCTCAGCACCCACCTGCCCTCCGCCCTCCGCGCCTTCCTGCTCACCCTCGCCGTCGTCGACGACCTCGGCGCGATCCTCGTCATCGCGGTCTTCTTCACCAGCGATCTGAATCTCGCCGCCCTCGCCGGCGCCGTCGCCGGGCTGGTCGTCTTCTACGTCCTCCAGCGGTACCGCGTGCGCGGCTGGTGGTGGTACGTACCGCTCGGCATCACCATCTGGGCCCTGATGTACAACGGAGGCGTCCACGCCACCGTCGCCGGGGTGGCCATGGGCCTCATCCTGCGCACCACCCGCGACAAGGGCGAGGACGCCTCCCCGGCCGCGCGGACCTCCCATCTGCTGCACCCGGTCTCGGCAGGAGTGGCCGTACCGCTCTTCGCCCTCTTCGCGGCGGGCGTCGCACTATCCTCCGCGTCGCTGGGCGAGGTGTTCACCCAGCCGGAGCCGCTGGGTATCGTGCTGGGCCTGGTCGCCGGAAAGACCCTGGGCATCTTCGCGGGCACGTACCTCGCCGCGCGCTTCACCCGGGCCCGCCTCAACCCCGACCTGGCCTGGGCCGACGTGTTCGCCCTGGCGGTGCTCGCCGGGATCGGTTTCACCGTCGCCCTGCTGATCGGCGAACTGGCCTTCCCCCACCCGGCCGAGGCCGAGCTCATCAAGGCCGCCGTGCTGCTCGGCTCACTGATCGCCGCGGTTCTGGCGGCACTGCTGGTCAAGCGCCGCAACGGGGTCTACCGCCGTCTCTGGGAAGAGGAAACGCGCGATACCGACGCCGACGGCATCCCCGACATCTACCAGCGGACCAGCCCTGGGCCAGGCAGCGCCAGGGGCGACAGCTGACGTGGCCGCCTCGTGAACGGCGCCGGGTCCCTGCTGCCAGTGGTCGTCGTGGTCACCGCGCTGGTGATCAGGGCTGCGATCGCTGAGCTGCGCCGGCCGGGCAGCGTCCGTCAGCAGTGGGCATGCGCGACGAGCGGGCCTGCCGTGGCCGCCGGGGTGGTGGCGGGCGTGGCCGTTGCCGCGACGGGCTGGTCACAGGCCGGGGCGGCGGCCTTGGCATGGGCAGTGCTGGCCGGCGCGCTCGTCGCGTTCCTCGTGGGCCGGCCGACGAACAGGCCCTGATGCCCCTCATCCTCGTCAGACCACGGCGGTGCCTTCATTGCCGGACTCGCCGAAGGCGGGCAGGCCCTCGGCCGTGGTGACCTTGGTGAGAGCGCCGTCGGCCTCGGCGCGGAAGCCGCCGGAGTACTGACCGGCCGAGGCCAGGGCGACAGCCACCGTGGCCGCTCCGGCGATGGCGAGGGCCCCGCCGCCGAACAGGACGCGCCGTGTGGACTTCGCCCGGTGACCCCTGCGGCTGCCGTGCACGTTCACGTCCGTTCATCAATCCCTCCGCGCCGCCCGTGCGGCGGAGTCCGCGGCACCGGACGTGAACACAGTGGGCGCAGGGAGTGGTGCGCCGATGCGGAAGTGCGGTCGCGTCAGATTGCGTAAGAGGCCTGGTGCGGGTCACCTCTCAGAAGGATTTCGCCGGCCAGTCCAGCAACCGGGCCCCGATCACCGCTGTTTGAAGCGTGTAACGGTGGACCGGGTCGGACGGATCGGC encodes the following:
- a CDS encoding allantoin permease, translated to MSTEPRLAEVAEPEPAQKAAPGADQAVKETLEDYTLRFAPRSYRRWTPMVVATTALGGIAYMADFSIGAGIGLAHGTGNALLAIAVAAVVIFVTGFPLAYYGARYNIDLDLITRGSGFGYFGSVLTSVIFASFTFIFFALEGSIMAQGLKLGLGLPLWLGYLVSTLMVIPLVIYGMTALSKLQVWTTPIWLLLMVGPLVYLVATDPGTVDRFLAYAGTDGDGGVNTASVLLGAGVCLSLIAQIGEQIDYLRFMPPKTEANKRSWWTAVVMAGPGWVVLGALKQAIGVFLAVYIIAEVGPTAAPEPIQQFKHAFDAMMPSWIVVPLAVALVVISQIKINVTNAYSGSLAWTNSFTRVTKRYPGRMVFVLVNLGFALALMEADMFSFLNSILGFYSNCAIAWVVTVATDIGINKYVLKLSPHAPEFRRGMLYAVNPVGVVAFVAASALSIAMYFHALGDTLQPYSPVAAAVIAFVLTPLMAVVTKGRYYLRRTDDGIAEPLLDEDGNPSAATYECHVCRQRFERPDVAACRTHDAVVCSLCLSTDKIGDHVLPEAPAAA
- a CDS encoding TrkA C-terminal domain-containing protein, giving the protein MSAPRLSSTPLPGIGVRYDLTTRDSRRLSVVAHRDGHRTISAYRKDDPDACDLSVRLTAEEAATLIDALMPAHHTPNLLSTTDLGLVAERIELSGSSHWNGRLLGESRIRTDTGASIVAVLRRAEAIPSPAPDFRLAGGDTLIVIGTREGVEAAAAILGRE
- a CDS encoding cation:proton antiporter, with the translated sequence MHSSAVFLIEFGCLILGLGLLGRLAGRFSFSPIPLYLLAGLAFGEGGLLPLVASEDFVAIGAEIGVILLLLMLGLEYTATDLVSNLRTHYPAGVVDAVLNALPGAVLALLLGWGPVAAVVLAGVTWVSSSGVIAKVLGELGRLGNRETPAILSILVLEDLSMAVYLPIVTALLAGVGLAAGAVTLAIALGVATLVLVLAVRYGRHVSRFVSSDDPEKLLLVVLGVTLVVAGLAQQLQVSAAVGAFLVGIALSGEVAEGATALLAPLRDLFAAVFFVFFGLHTDPASIPPVLLPALALAAVTTATKIATGYWAARRAGIGPKGRWRAGGTLVARGEFSIVIAGLAVTAGIEPSLGPLATAYVLILVLLGPLTARWTEPVATGLTGLRRRRTTSRGAAAPGPPGAHETIDDQDIVGRT
- a CDS encoding winged helix DNA-binding domain-containing protein, whose product is MTVLDARALNRATLARQLLLDRVDLPVLDAVAHLCGLQAQEPQEPFVGLWSRLRTFEPTVLSELLTGRRVVRTHLMRRTVHLVTADDLVAWRSRHDAMLRRRVLGTYRRQLEGVNLGELAAAGREAMADGEPRSMGDLARAVAGRWPAAGPRPLGEMLVAGLLPMVQLPPRGLWRTRAGVRYALVSSWLGREVDPPVPDDSDPVGQTLVRRYLAAFGPAASADLRAWCGLAGLPAAISALREELVAFRDERGRELLDLPDAPRPDPGIPAPVRFLPAFDNAILGYHDRGRIIDDTHRGLSVEGTRVVLVDGRVAATWTVVADTVLVTPLRRFSRAERGSVAEEGRALASFLSGDESDRVRIAASSG
- a CDS encoding SRPBCC family protein; the encoded protein is MTEYERSRTMPAQPEQVFDQAANIGQLNTWLPEALHVEAEDLPAVTVHEDRTDEDTSALLRAQRDQMRLEWGTRDQGGYAGWLQVAGIGGGASEVTVHLSFFDDSHDPGETMVRDALDTSLQRLEEQVRLRVDHAAG
- a CDS encoding glutamate--cysteine ligase — protein: MTTIGVEEEYLLLDPVTGLPVPLADKVRAAAGLAHLVADQEVQCELLQAQVEVATPVCGTLEEAGGHLLRLRHAIGAAAEAHGCRIAACGTPPLRHRHPVAVTDQARYRAMLTQAPQLVAEQLVNGMHVHVAVPSRETGVQVLNRIRVWLPTLTAMSANSPLWDGHDTGFASWRTVIFGRWPVSGAPPFFRDEADYDRRVTRLLESGVISDSGQLYWQARLSARYPTVEVRCLDVQLRADDAVMLAGMTHALVDTALMETAAGAPVPDCAPELLQVALWHAARHGLSDTLICPSGRPRRAGDVLYQLLRHVAPALDASGATRQVTALVHRLLQNGTGADRQRAALAEGGIRAVTELIGAESSMS
- a CDS encoding SPFH domain-containing protein — its product is METSAFLIAGLIVALFAVFTVVRAVRIVPQARARNVERLGRYHRTLNPGLNLVIPYIDRVHPVIDLREQVVSFKPQPVITEDNLVVEIDTVLYFQVTDPRAAFYEIASFLQAVEQLTVTTLRNVVGSMDLEKTLTSRDTINSQLRGVLDEATGKWGLRVNRVEIKAIDPPQSIKDAMQKQMRAERDKRAAILGAEGQRQSQILTAEGDKQAAVLRAEGNRTAAILQAEGQSRAIDEVFQAVHRNDPDPKLLAWQYLQTLPQLAQGAGSSFWVIPSEVTSALQGVSRAFSEALPPSPATREKPTDDMAAQAADDTAQAAEAAAAALADAARADRAAPGALPPQPPG
- a CDS encoding NfeD family protein yields the protein MDVWLIWLIIAAVLAVAEIVTLTAALGMLSAAALVTAGSAAVGLPLPFQFLVFTAVATVTLLFVRPLALRHMLRPQAARFGVDALVGKGAYVVSEVTGLGGRVRIDGEEWTARALDETLVIPVGKTVDVIEISGATAIVYPRD